From Actinomycetota bacterium:
GTCTCGAGGGCGTCACGCAGACCCGTCGGCGTCGCGAGGCGCATGCGCCCGAGCCCGACCGCGAAGGCGTGGCCGAGGTCGTAGCCGGTCGACGCGGCCGAGTTGGCGGGGCGGTAGCCGAAGCGCGTCTCGAAGCGGTCGAGCACCGCGGCGAACACCTCGTTGCCCTCGTGGTACTGCTCGACCCCGACCCAGCCCTCGAGCAGCTCGGCGCGCTCGCGGTTGTAGGCCGCCGACACGAACGCCGTCGTCTGGATGCGGGGCGGGTCCCAGCCGATCTCCTCGAGCGCCTTGCGGAACACCTGGTTGAGCCCGCCGAAGCCGAGGTACACCAGCGCGTCGGGGTCGGCCGCGCGGGCGCTCTCGAGCGCCGCGACCAGCCCCTCGTGGCTCATCACGGTGTAGGCAGGGACCTGGGCCGCGATCTCCAGACCGCTCTGCTGCACGGCGTGCAGGAAGTGGCTGAGGTACTCCTGGCCGATCTGGGTCGTCTCCGCCAGGACGGCGACGCGCTGGTGAGCCTGGCTCGCCAGCCACGCCGCGATCACGTACGGCTCGTCGCCGAGGCCGCCGTTGCTGAGGTTGAACGCGTAGGGGCCCACGAACAGCTGGCTGCCGCAGATCGTGCCGGTGGGCACCTGTGCTCGAGCGATCTCGGGCAGCAGTGGCAGGCAGTTGTCGGAGGTCATGGGGCCGATCACGCCCAGTACGCGGTCCTCGTCGACGAGTTGGCGGTACGCGTCGACGACGGGGCGCGCGTCCGTCCACGGCTGCGCGCGGACCTCGCGGTGGACCACCTCGACATCACGTTCGACGATGCCACGCTCGGTCGCTTCCTCGAACGCGAGGCGGATCGCGTCCGGGAACGCGTCCGACAGGCCGGGGTAGTCGGGGAGGTCGACGAGCACGCCGACGCGGTACGGCTCGAGGGTGCGACCGTGGTAGCGGCGCACGTCGCCGCTGCCCGCCCGTCGTTCCTCGCTCACTCGTCCCTCCTCACCGCAGGCGCCACTCGGGGCGCTCGAACGTGGTGCGATCGACCTCGGTTAGCGGGTTGCCGATCTGGGTGTAGCTCAAGCCGTGCCGCTGCGCCACGGTGCGTGCGAGGTCGAGCGATTCCCACACCGCCCGGACCGTGCCCTGCACGGCGGCGGGAGGCTTGGCCGCGATGGCGGCGGCGAGCGCGTGGGCTCGCGGCCATAGCTCCTCGCGCGTCGTCACCTCGGTCACCAGGCCGATCTGCAGCGCTCGGTCGGCTGACATCCGCTCGTCGAGTCCGAGCAGGGCAATCCGCAGCGCGTCGCCGAGGTTGATGCGCCGGGCCAGCCCGATCGGTTCCAACGCCGCGGTCAGCCCGTAGGACACGTGCGGGTCGAAGAAGGTGGCGTCGTCGGAGCCGAGGATGATGTCGGCCTCGTTGAGCCAGTAGAACGCCCCGCCCGCGACCATCCCGTGCGCCGCCACGACGACCGGCTTCCACACGTCGTTGGCGCGGGGGCCGAGCCACGCCCCCGGGTCCTGCTGGCTCCAGGGGTTGTCGGGGAGGAAGAACCCCTCCTCGACGTCGACGCCGGTGCAGAAGGCGCGGTCGCCGTTGGCACGCAGCACGACGGCGTGGATGGCGTCGTCGAGACGCACGCGTCGCCATACCTCGACGAACTCGTCGCACATCGTCTGGTTGAAGGCGTTGAGCCTGTCGGGTCGGTCGAGCGTCACGGTCGCGACGTGGTCGGCCACCTCCCACGCGATGGTGTCGAATTTGTCCACCTCAGCCCGCGTGGAACGAGATCGCCTTGACCTCGGTGTAGGCGTCGAGGCCCTCCTCACCGAACTCGCGCCCGATGCCGGAGCGCTTGTAGCCACCGAACGGCGCCGCCGGGTTGAAGCTGCCGGAGCCGCCGTTGATCGAGATGCGCCCGGCCCGGATGCCAAGCGCCATCTCGTACGCGGTGCCGGCGTCGGCAGACCACAGTCCGGCGGCGAGGCCGTAGCGGGAGTCGTTGGCGATGGACACCGCCTCGTCGTCGTTGTCGAAGGGGATCACGACGCCGACCGGACCGAAGATCTCGTCCTGCGCGATGCTCATCGGCGACTCGACGTCGTAGAGCAGCGTCGGCTCGTAGAAGAAGCCGCGCTCCAGGTGGGCGGGGCGCTGCCCACCCACGGCGATCCGCGCGCCCGCCTCCCGACCCTCCGCCACGTAGCGCTCGACCCGGTCGCGCTGGCTGGCGCGGATGAGCGGCCCCATCATCACCTCGGGGTCCGCGGCGTCGCCGACCTTGATCGCGGCGGCCGCCTTGGACGCGCGGTCGAGGTAGTCGTCGTACACCGAACGGTGGACGATGTGGCGCGTCAACAGGGCACAGCCCTGCCCCGCTTGGGTCGTGATCTGGCCGACGCCCGCCCGGGCGGCGAGGTCGAGGTCGGCGTCGGCGCGCACGATCATCGGGGACTTACCACCGAGCTCGAGCAGTACACCTTTGAGCGTCGGGGCAGCGTTGGCCATGACCGCCGCCCCGACGAGGTCGGAACCGGTGAAGGTGACGAGGTCGACGCGTTCGTCGGAGGTGAGCTGCTCGCCGACGTCGACGTCGCCGGTCACGACGTTGAGCACACCGGGCGGCAGTCCCACCTCGTCGGCGAGGTCACCGAGCAGTAGCGCTTGCAGCGGCGTCAGCGGCGACGGCTTGAGCACCATCGTGCAGCCGACCGCCAGCGCCGGGCCGACCTTGGCGATGTTGAGGAAGAAGGGGAAGTTGAACGGCGTGATCGCGCTGACGACGCCAGCGGGGTCGCGCACCTTGACCGACGTGCCGAGCACCTTGGCTCCGCTGCGATCGCGGGTGACGGTGGGGGGCAGTGGCAGGACGCGCTCGCGCTTGCGCGCGGCATCGATGCAGAAGCGCAGGATCTCGAGCGGCGTGTCCACGTGCAGGCGCCCCGCGAGCGGCTGCGCCGCCCCGATCTCGGCGACCACCAGCGCGATCAGCTCGTCGCGACGCTCAGAGATGCGGTCGTGCAACGCCTGGAGCAGGTCGCAGCGCTCATCGGGCGACATCCGCGGCCACGGGCCGTCGTCGAACGCCCGGCGAGCCGCGGCGATGGCGTGGTCGACGTCGCCCTTGTCGGCGACCGCTACCGTGGCGATCGCCTCCTCGGTGGACGGGTTGATCACCACCTCGGTCCGCCCCGCGGTGGGCGAGACCCACTGGCCATCGACGTAGATGGCGGTGTGATCGCGGAGGAACGGCTGCACGTCGGCTCCGGTCGCTGCGAGACGCCAATCGTTATACCTAGTTATAGCATGGCGTCGGTGCTGGCACAGGTTCTCACGCACAGCGGGTGCTCGCTCTCGAACCGCGGCCACCGCCTCGTCCGGTCGTCGGTACCGGACCCGACCAACGCCCCTGGTCGTGCCCCGTGGACCTCCGGAGACTCGGACGTGGAGGACACCGTGCACGTGCCACCGTGCAGGTGCCGAGGACACCCTGGCACGGGAGAGGAGTAGGCCCGATGGAGCGCAACGTCGAGACGAGTCGGCCGATCCTGGTCGACGATCCCTGGCCCGTGGTCGAGCGCTTCCTCGACGAGCCGGCGTCGTGGCTGCCGGGTCCGGCCCACGAGCTCGCTGGCGGGCGGTTCCGGAGCACGATCCGTCTCGGACGGGTGACGCACGCCGTCGTCGCTGACGTCGGTGACGCCCGCTCGCTCGCAGAGGGGTGGGTCCGCGAGGTGGGCTGGACGCCCGCGTCGGGCAGGGGGACGCACGTGCGACAGACGCGCTACCTGCCCGGGTTCGACGGCGAGGTCGTGCTGCGCAACCCCGACCCCGACACGCTCGAACTCGAGATCGTCGGTCACTACCAGCCGCCGTTCGGCGTGGTCGGGGCGCTGGTGGACGTGATCGGCATGCACCGGGCCGCGGAGGTGACCGTCGACGAGCTCGCCGAGGACATCGTCGCCCGGCTCGAAGCGCTCAGCCGGGCACGCGTTCCCGCGTCGAGGTAGGTACATCGCATCGCGGGAGGAGGATGCGATGTACCAGGATGGATGGGTCACCCGTCGCCCACCGCCCCTGGAGCCGAGCCCTGCTACGCTGAATCGTTATACCTAGTTAGAGCAATTGCGCTCGGGAGCGGACGGCTTGGGCGGGTGGAGCGTCGCGGAGCAGGGGACGGCGACGCGCGCCTTCGCCGCCGCGGTCCAGGACCATGCCGAGCGCACCTTCCTCGACCTCGGGGGGGAGCGTCACACCTACCGCGACGTGGACGCGCGCACGCTGGGTCTGGCTCACGGACTCGCCGAGGAGGCGGTGACGGCGGGCGACACCGTGGCGACGATGTTCGACAACCACGTGGACGCGGTCGCGGCGTGGCTGGCGCTCAACCGCCTCGGGGCGGTCAACGTGCCGGTCAACACCGCGCTGAAGGGCGGGTTCCTCCGTCACGTCCTCGCTGACGCCGGCGCGCGCGTGGTGCTGTGCGACGCCGCGTACGCGCCCCGCGTCGCGGCGGTCGCGGCTGAGGTCCCCGCCCTCGAGGTTGTCGTCGTGCGTGGAGGGGTGCCGGCGCCGGACGGCCTCGGCAGCGCGCGCCTCGTCACGCGAGCCCTCGACGAACTCATCACCGACGAGCGCGCCCCGCTGCCCGACCGCAACCGCCCCGCGGACCTCACCTGCCTCATCTACACCGCTGGGACGACCGGTCCGTCCAAGGGCTGCATGATCAGCCACAACTACGCCTGCAACCTGGCCCGCCACTCGCTGCGCGGTACGGGGCGGCAGGCGGACGAGGTCGCGTGGACGCCGCTGCCGCTGTTCCACCTCAACGCCACCGCGGCCAGTGTCCTCGCCACGATGCTCCTCGGCGGCACCGTCGCGATCGCCGACCGCTTCTCGGTGTCGCGGTTCTGGCCCGAGATCGAGCGCAGCGGGGCGCGGCTGGCGATGCTGCTCGGCGCGATGATCCCCCTGATCGCGCGGGCTCCCGACAGCCCCGAGTCACAGGCGTGCCACGGGCAGCTTCGGCACGTGTCCGGGGCGCCGTTCCCGGCTGAGCTGCAGCAGGTGTTCCAGCAGCGCTTCGGCGTACGCACCTGCGGCTCCAACGTCTACGGGCTCAGCGAGGCCGCCCCCGTCACGAGCCTTCCGTACGGCGCCCCGCACCCGCCGGGGTCGTCGGGGCGGCGCAACGACGACTTCGACGTGCGCATCGTCGACGACGAGGACCACGAGCTGCCGCCGGGCGAGGTCGGCGAGGTCATCGTCCGACCTCTGAAGCCGCACGTGATGTTCGAGGGCTACTGGCGCCGCCCCGCCGACACGCTCGCGGTGCTGCGCAACCTGTGGCTGCACACCGGTGACTACGGCCGCTTCGACGACGACGGCTTCTTCTGGTTCGAGGACCGCAAGAAGGACTACCTGCGTCGGCGCGGCGAGAACATCTCCAGCCGCGAGGTCGAGGCCGCGTTCCTCCGCCACCCCGACGTCGAGGAGGTCGCGGCGCACGCGGTGCCCTCCGATCTCGGCGAAGACGACCTCAAGATCACTCTCGTCGTGGGCGCCGGCAGCGACCTCACCGAGGAAGCACTGTGCCGGTGGTGCATCGACGAGGTGCCGTACTACGCCGTCCCCCGCTACATCGAGTTCCGCGACGAACTGCCGAAGAACGCGATGGGGCGGGTCCTGAAGTACCAGCTCCGCGACGAGGGCGTCACCCCCTCCACCTGGGACCGCGAGACGTCCCGGGTCGAGGTGCCCCGCCGCTGACCCCAGGGAGGACCACGTGACCGCCAACCCGACGCGCCCCGCGGGGCGCTGGGGCTACCAGATCGTCGGCAGCTTCACCGACCTGAACCCCGCCGACCGCTTCCGTCCCATCCACGGCGTGCCGCCCGCGATGCAGTACCTGTACGGGTCGCTGTACACCGAGGACGGGCGCTACTTCTGGCCGATCCACGGCTTCTACCAGGAGCGCGGCCGGTTCCTGCACCTGTCGGAGTCGGTGCGGGGCGAGGACTTCGTCTACGCCCCCGAGGGCGACACGGTCTACAACGGCCCGATGAATCGCGGCGAGCGGGGCGGCTGGTGGGGCTACCGCCACCCCGAGACCGGGATGCCGGTCTACGAGACCGACGGCGACACGGTGCGCTGGACCGAGGAGCACGAGCTGCTCACCGTCACGGGCGAGGCGTTCGGTCGCGCGCTGCAGTTCTTCGTGCCTGACGAGGAGGATCCGCTGATCTACACCTCCCAGGCTCTGCGCATCACCGAGGGACACGTCAAGGGGTCGAAAGCCACGGGCTGGTTCTTCCACGACACGATGCACATGAAGGAGGGGAGCAACTACATCGTCTCGCCCTACCTGAAGCGCATCCAAGGCGCCTGGGTCGCGTTCGTCACCGAGTTCGAGGACGGCAACGTCCACATGGGTCATCTGGTGTGGGGCGTCGAGGGCTTCCAGCTCGCCATCATCGACCGCACGGACGGGCCCAGCATCGTGCACCGCGAGGTCGACGTCGCGGTCCGCCTCGACGACACCGGCTACCCCGACCACGTGACCTACACGACCACCCGCGGGGAGGAATGGATCTGGGAGGCCGCCCGGGGCGGACGCACCCCGATCCGCACCGACATCTCGCCCGACCACCGCTGGCGCGAGGGCGTCGTCCGCCGCCAGGGCGACGACCGCCCCGTCGCCGTCGCCGAGGCCCTCATGGAGGTCTACAACGATCGTGTCCCGCTCACCTGACGAGCAGGACGCGGTGACAGAAACGCGCGTGGAGGCGGGTTGCCGTCAGGCCGAGGGGCCTTGGTCGCGTTGGCGGTGACGGAAACGCGCGTGGAGGCGTGTTCCCGTCAGGCCGAGGTTCAGGCGAACAGGTCGATGAGGGTCTTAGAACCGCGGCCGTTGAGCATGTGGTGGCCGATGGCCTCCATGTGCTCGCGCCAGTGGCTCTCGGCACCGTCCGCGTCGTTGCCCGTCACCAACTCGAGCAGCCGCTCGTGGGAGCGGTGCGCGCGGCGCATCTCCTTGGTGCCCTCGGCGCTGTCGCTCGCCTCCGACATCACGACCTGGGTGTGCCGGTCGATGATCTCGGCGAGGATCTCGGCGAACACCGCGAGGGTCTGGTTGCCGGCGAGCTCGATGACCTGCTCGTGGAACCGTGCCGACGCGTGCGCGAACGCGACGCTGTCGCCGATCGCGTCCTGCTCCTGATGCAGCACGTCTCCGAGCTGGCCGATCTGCTTCGCGCGGGCGGCCTTGGCGAGCATGCCCGCGGCCGCGGGCTCGATGAGCAGGCGTGCCTCGTAGACGTCGCTGATCTTGGTCCCTCGTACCTGCAGCACGAGGCCGGCGAGCTTGGCGGCGACCTCGGAGCTGGGGGTCAGGATGCGCGCCCCGCCACGGGAGCCCCGGCGGATGGCGATGAGACCCTCGGACTCCAGCACGCGGAAGGCCTCGCGGAGGGTGGGCCGCGACACGCCGAACTGCTCCATGAGTTCGGCTTCCGGCGGCAACGAGTCGTCCTCGAGCAGCTCGCCGCGCACGATCCTGCGACGGATGTTGTCCGCGACCAGCTCCGCGGTCTTCGGT
This genomic window contains:
- a CDS encoding enoyl-CoA hydratase/isomerase family protein; this translates as MDKFDTIAWEVADHVATVTLDRPDRLNAFNQTMCDEFVEVWRRVRLDDAIHAVVLRANGDRAFCTGVDVEEGFFLPDNPWSQQDPGAWLGPRANDVWKPVVVAAHGMVAGGAFYWLNEADIILGSDDATFFDPHVSYGLTAALEPIGLARRINLGDALRIALLGLDERMSADRALQIGLVTEVTTREELWPRAHALAAAIAAKPPAAVQGTVRAVWESLDLARTVAQRHGLSYTQIGNPLTEVDRTTFERPEWRLR
- a CDS encoding aldehyde dehydrogenase family protein codes for the protein MQPFLRDHTAIYVDGQWVSPTAGRTEVVINPSTEEAIATVAVADKGDVDHAIAAARRAFDDGPWPRMSPDERCDLLQALHDRISERRDELIALVVAEIGAAQPLAGRLHVDTPLEILRFCIDAARKRERVLPLPPTVTRDRSGAKVLGTSVKVRDPAGVVSAITPFNFPFFLNIAKVGPALAVGCTMVLKPSPLTPLQALLLGDLADEVGLPPGVLNVVTGDVDVGEQLTSDERVDLVTFTGSDLVGAAVMANAAPTLKGVLLELGGKSPMIVRADADLDLAARAGVGQITTQAGQGCALLTRHIVHRSVYDDYLDRASKAAAAIKVGDAADPEVMMGPLIRASQRDRVERYVAEGREAGARIAVGGQRPAHLERGFFYEPTLLYDVESPMSIAQDEIFGPVGVVIPFDNDDEAVSIANDSRYGLAAGLWSADAGTAYEMALGIRAGRISINGGSGSFNPAAPFGGYKRSGIGREFGEEGLDAYTEVKAISFHAG
- a CDS encoding FCD domain-containing protein, with amino-acid sequence MAATSKVRVPKTAELVADNIRRRIVRGELLEDDSLPPEAELMEQFGVSRPTLREAFRVLESEGLIAIRRGSRGGARILTPSSEVAAKLAGLVLQVRGTKISDVYEARLLIEPAAAGMLAKAARAKQIGQLGDVLHQEQDAIGDSVAFAHASARFHEQVIELAGNQTLAVFAEILAEIIDRHTQVVMSEASDSAEGTKEMRRAHRSHERLLELVTGNDADGAESHWREHMEAIGHHMLNGRGSKTLIDLFA
- a CDS encoding AMP-binding protein yields the protein MGGWSVAEQGTATRAFAAAVQDHAERTFLDLGGERHTYRDVDARTLGLAHGLAEEAVTAGDTVATMFDNHVDAVAAWLALNRLGAVNVPVNTALKGGFLRHVLADAGARVVLCDAAYAPRVAAVAAEVPALEVVVVRGGVPAPDGLGSARLVTRALDELITDERAPLPDRNRPADLTCLIYTAGTTGPSKGCMISHNYACNLARHSLRGTGRQADEVAWTPLPLFHLNATAASVLATMLLGGTVAIADRFSVSRFWPEIERSGARLAMLLGAMIPLIARAPDSPESQACHGQLRHVSGAPFPAELQQVFQQRFGVRTCGSNVYGLSEAAPVTSLPYGAPHPPGSSGRRNDDFDVRIVDDEDHELPPGEVGEVIVRPLKPHVMFEGYWRRPADTLAVLRNLWLHTGDYGRFDDDGFFWFEDRKKDYLRRRGENISSREVEAAFLRHPDVEEVAAHAVPSDLGEDDLKITLVVGAGSDLTEEALCRWCIDEVPYYAVPRYIEFRDELPKNAMGRVLKYQLRDEGVTPSTWDRETSRVEVPRR
- a CDS encoding ABC transporter substrate-binding protein; the protein is MRRYHGRTLEPYRVGVLVDLPDYPGLSDAFPDAIRLAFEEATERGIVERDVEVVHREVRAQPWTDARPVVDAYRQLVDEDRVLGVIGPMTSDNCLPLLPEIARAQVPTGTICGSQLFVGPYAFNLSNGGLGDEPYVIAAWLASQAHQRVAVLAETTQIGQEYLSHFLHAVQQSGLEIAAQVPAYTVMSHEGLVAALESARAADPDALVYLGFGGLNQVFRKALEEIGWDPPRIQTTAFVSAAYNRERAELLEGWVGVEQYHEGNEVFAAVLDRFETRFGYRPANSAASTGYDLGHAFAVGLGRMRLATPTGLRDALETVRRLPACTGGPGTVITFGPEDHRGFKGADFLVLRRATGGTTELVGTAPVVPWRHT